One window from the genome of Salvia splendens isolate huo1 chromosome 9, SspV2, whole genome shotgun sequence encodes:
- the LOC121748213 gene encoding transcription factor bHLH79-like isoform X2 — MDPPLVNEASFTAAANPNSYSLAGLLSFSGSGGLGLRMGNLGGGDEESTVTEQSGSGNGGAKRRRDVGSSFDDESSKIVSTSSANQDVSDSNMKRAKVSESEDQLKTEAETHSGSSSKPAEEKSKPEPPKDYIHVRARRGQATDSHSLAERARREKISERMKILQDLVPGCNKVIGKALVLDEIINYIQSLQRQVELAGPAFDANGMIYGPQTPTPGVYARGSQAEWLHMQVGGGFERST, encoded by the exons ATGGACCCGCCGTTGGTGAATGAGGCGTCGTTTACCGCCGCCGCGAACCCCAATTCGTACAGTTTGGCGGGGCTGCTGTCGTTTTCAGGCAGCGGCGGGTTAGGGCTCAGGATGGGGAATTTGGGAGGAGGAGATGAGGAATCCACGGTGACAGAGCAGAGCGGGAGCGGGAACGGCGGCGCCAAGCGGAGGAGGGATGTTGGGAGCTCGTTTGACGACGAATCTTCCAAAATTGTCTCCACCAGCAGTGCTAATCAAGACGTG AGTGATTCGAACATGAAACGAGCGAAGGTATCTGAATCCGAGGATCAGTTGAAAACGGAAGCAGAAACACATTCGGGGAGCAGCAGCAAGCCGGCTGAGGAGAAAAGTAAACCCGAGCCACCTAAAGACTACATCCATGTTAGAGCGAGAAGGGGTCAAGCTACTGATAGCCACAGTTTAGCTGAAAGA GCTCGGAGGGAAAAGATCAGCGAGAGGATGAAAATCCTGCAAGATTTGGTACCGGGATGTAATAAG GTTATTGGAAAAGCTCTTGTTcttgatgaaataattaattacatcCAGTCCCTACAACGTCAAGTTGAG CTAGCAGGACCTGCATTTGATGCCAATGGGATGATATACGGGCCACAAACACCAACACCGGGAGTGTATGCAAGAGGATCGCAAGCGGAGTGGCTTCACATGCAGGTTGGAGGTGGTTTTGAGAGATCAACATGA
- the LOC121748213 gene encoding transcription factor bHLH79-like isoform X1, whose protein sequence is MDPPLVNEASFTAAANPNSYSLAGLLSFSGSGGLGLRMGNLGGGDEESTVTEQSGSGNGGAKRRRDVGSSFDDESSKIVSTSSANQDVSDSNMKRAKVSESEDQLKTEAETHSGSSSKPAEEKSKPEPPKDYIHVRARRGQATDSHSLAERARREKISERMKILQDLVPGCNKVIGKALVLDEIINYIQSLQRQVEFLSMKLEAVNSRLSPTIEGFSSKDLAGPAFDANGMIYGPQTPTPGVYARGSQAEWLHMQVGGGFERST, encoded by the exons ATGGACCCGCCGTTGGTGAATGAGGCGTCGTTTACCGCCGCCGCGAACCCCAATTCGTACAGTTTGGCGGGGCTGCTGTCGTTTTCAGGCAGCGGCGGGTTAGGGCTCAGGATGGGGAATTTGGGAGGAGGAGATGAGGAATCCACGGTGACAGAGCAGAGCGGGAGCGGGAACGGCGGCGCCAAGCGGAGGAGGGATGTTGGGAGCTCGTTTGACGACGAATCTTCCAAAATTGTCTCCACCAGCAGTGCTAATCAAGACGTG AGTGATTCGAACATGAAACGAGCGAAGGTATCTGAATCCGAGGATCAGTTGAAAACGGAAGCAGAAACACATTCGGGGAGCAGCAGCAAGCCGGCTGAGGAGAAAAGTAAACCCGAGCCACCTAAAGACTACATCCATGTTAGAGCGAGAAGGGGTCAAGCTACTGATAGCCACAGTTTAGCTGAAAGA GCTCGGAGGGAAAAGATCAGCGAGAGGATGAAAATCCTGCAAGATTTGGTACCGGGATGTAATAAG GTTATTGGAAAAGCTCTTGTTcttgatgaaataattaattacatcCAGTCCCTACAACGTCAAGTTGAG TTTCTGTCGATGAAGCTTGAAGCAGTTAATTCAAGGCTAAGTCCCACTATAGAAGGTTTTTCTTCCAAAGAT CTAGCAGGACCTGCATTTGATGCCAATGGGATGATATACGGGCCACAAACACCAACACCGGGAGTGTATGCAAGAGGATCGCAAGCGGAGTGGCTTCACATGCAGGTTGGAGGTGGTTTTGAGAGATCAACATGA